One stretch of Macrotis lagotis isolate mMagLag1 chromosome 7, bilby.v1.9.chrom.fasta, whole genome shotgun sequence DNA includes these proteins:
- the LOC141493211 gene encoding LOW QUALITY PROTEIN: putative GTP-binding protein 6 (The sequence of the model RefSeq protein was modified relative to this genomic sequence to represent the inferred CDS: inserted 1 base in 1 codon; deleted 1 base in 1 codon) produces the protein MSPKLAQVLTLKEIHYKVKCLKNNGCSEKMVLSRSCIPLQATLIAEKILEFIIKRILRAARHHRVGALSTWGGRGPARGRLLTGPGGGAASGGGRGEEEDEAGEEEEALLEREPLLPLGAQRVFLLHPDVKWGAKKPTLTRAEHQVAEAKALVHTLINWSVEETMIVSTKAPDKKLVFGKGNFDLLTEKIRGSPQITSVFLNVERMNPPTKKELEAAWGVEVFDXFTIVLHIFHCNAMTKEAKLQIALAEIPLLRSNLKNEVAQLDQQGGGSRYIMGSGETFMQIQQRVLKEKEIKIKKALEKLKKRRHHLRSQRKKRELPIISVMGYTNCGKTTLIKALTGDAAVHPRDQLFATLDITAHSGSLPSHMTVVYVDTIGFLSQLPHELIESFSATLEDVAYSEGIIHVRDISHPETDLQKASVLSVLKNLNLSNQLLGSIIEVHSKVDLVERYEPIEPNSITISALLGHGLEKLKAEIESAVLKATGKKLLTLKIKLEGAQLSWLYKEATVQEVDVIPEDGTANVKVIISNSAYGKFKKLFPT, from the exons ATGAGTCCAAAATTAGCTCAGGTTTTGACCCTGAAAGAAATCCATTACAAAGTTAAATGTCTTAAAAATAATGGATGCTCAGAAAAAATGGTGCTCAGCAGAAGTTGCATTCCCTTACAAGCAACTTTGATAGCtgagaaaattctagaatttattattaaaagaatactTAGAGCTGCCCGGCATCACCGTGTGGGCGCGCTCTCCACCTGGGGCGGCCGGGGTCCGGCCCGGGGCAGGTTGCTTACTGGGCCTGGGGGAGGGGCGGCGAGTGGGGGAGGCCGCGGAGAGGAAGAGGATGAAgcaggagaggaggaggaggcgcTGCTGGAGCGGGAGCCCTTGCTGCCCCTGGGAGCCCAGCGCGTGTTCTTGCTGCACCCGGACGTCAAATGGGGAGCCAAGAAGCCGACTCTGACCCGAGCTGAACATCAGGTGGCTGAGGCAAAAGCTCTAGTGCATACTTTGATAAACTGGTCAGTGGAAGAGACCATGATTGTATCAACAAAAGCCCCAGACAAGAAACTGGTTTTTGGCAAAGGAAATTTTGACCTTCTGACAGAAAAAATTAGAGGATCACCACAAATAACTTCTGTCTTCCTGAATGTAGAAAGAATGAATCCACCAACAAAGAAAGAACTCGAAGCTGCCTGGGGAGTAGAAGTATTTG GATTCACAATTGTTCTTCATATTTTCCACTGCAATGCTATGACTAAGGAAGCTAAACTTCAGATTGCTCTGGCTGAAATTCCTCTTCTCAGGtcaaatctgaaaaatgaagttgCTCAATTAGATCAACAAGGTGGTGGCTCTCGATATATCATGGGATCAGGAGAAACATTCATGCAAATACAACAACGTgtgttaaaagagaaagaaataaaaattaagaaggCCCTGGAGAAGCTTAAGAAAAGAAGACATCATCTCAGAAGTCAACGTAAGAAGCGTGAGCTACCCATTATTTCTGTAATGGGATACACAAATTGTGGAAAAACCACTTTAATCAAAGCTCTGACTGGGGATGCAGCAGTTCATCCACGTGATCAATTATTTGCTACTCTGGATATTACAGCCCATTCTGGATCTTTGCCTTCCCATATGACTGTTGTTTATGTAGACACCATTGGATTTCTTTCCCAACTTCCTCATGAACTCATTGAGTCCTTTTCAGCTACACTAGAAGATGTTGCTTACTCAGAGGGAATCATCCACGTG AGGGACATCAGTCACCCAGAAACTGACCTCCAGAAAGCAAGCGTTTTGTCTGTTCTAAAGAATCTGAATCTATCAAACCAGTTACTAGGTTCAATTATAGAAGTTCACAGCAAGGTGGATTTAGTAGAACGGTATGAACCTATAGAACCAAATTCTATAACCATTTCTGCACTTCTTGGTCATGGATTGGAAAAACtgaaagcagaaatagaaagtGCAGTTCTGAAAGCAACCGGAAAAAAGCTTCTCACTCTTAAAATTAAGCTGGAAGGAGCTCAGCTAAGCTGGCTTTATAAAGAAGCAACTGTACAGGAGGTTGATGTTATACCTGAGGATGGAACAGCCAATGTAAAAGTCATCATAAGTAATTCAGCTTATGGCAAGTTTAAAAAACTCTTTCCAACATaa